A window of Cheilinus undulatus linkage group 1, ASM1832078v1, whole genome shotgun sequence contains these coding sequences:
- the grpr gene encoding gastrin-releasing peptide receptor: MEHLCPNASRCVTALQSSAGMMWFTGVAIAAIYGVISVFGLIGNITLIRTFCSAKSIRNVPNLFMSSLALGDVLLLVTCAPVDASRYLSEEWLFGRVGCKVIPFIQLTSVGVSVFTLTALSADRYRAIVKPLDIQTSRTTTSIVLQAALIWLFSLVLAIPEAVFSDLHTFNLTSTNESFVTCAPYPHAGDLHPKIHSMASFLIFYIIPLLVISVYYTFIAHSLMRSASNLPVEGNVHARQQVESRKRLAKTVLVFVGLFAICWLPSHVIYLYRSYHYSQVDTSLVHFVCSVVARILAFTNSCINPFALYLLSKSFQKQFNKQLCCCCHKIFKRGLQSPAHYSARVTSVRSTNHSMVSLSAVNGKWEEDQEDCV; encoded by the exons ATGGAGCATCTGTGCCCAAACGCGTCGCGCTGCGTCACTGCTCTCCAAAGCTCGGCAGGGATGATGTGGTTCACCGGCGTTGCCATCGCTGCAATTTACGGTGTGATCAGCGTATTCGGACTTATTGGTAACATTACACTCATCAGGACGTTTTGTTCGGCCAAATCCATCCGCAATGTGCCAAATCTGTTCATGTCCAGTCTGGCTCTGGGGGACGTTTTACTGCTGGTGACCTGCGCTCCGGTGGACGCCAGCCGCTACCTGTCAGAAGAGTGGCTGTTCGGGAGGGTGGGCTGTAAAGTCATCCCCTTCATTCAGCTCACTTCTGTTGGGGTGTCAGTGTTCACGCTCACTGCCCTCTCTGCTGACAG GTACAGGGCCATTGTTAAGCCTTTGGACATCCAAACATCAAGAACCACAACCAGCATTGTCCTGCAGGCAGCACTCATCTGGCTCTTCTCCCTGGTCCTGGCTATCCCAGAGGCTGTCTTCTCTGACCTCCACACCTTCAACCTTACCTCCACCAATGAGAGTTTTGTCACTTGCGCCCCTTACCCTCATGCTGGTGATCTGCACCCTAAGATCCACTCCATGGCCTCTTTCCTGATTTTCTACATTATTCCTCTTCTGGTCATATCAGTGTACTACACCTTTATCGCCCACAGCCTGATGAGGAGCGCCTCTAACCTGCCTGTGGAGGGTAATGTGCATGCAAGGCAACAG GTTGAATCAAGAAAGCGCTTGGCCAAGACAGTTCTGGTGTTTGTGGGTCTCTTTGCAATATGCTGGCTTCCTAGTCATGTCATCTACTTGTACCGCTCCTACCACTACTCTCAG GTTGACACCTCCCTGGTTCACTTTGTGTGCAGCGTGGTAGCTCGCATCCTGGCTTTCACCAACTCCTGCATCAACCCGTTTGCACTTTACCTGCTGAGCAAAAGCTTCCAGAAGCAGTTCAACAAGcagctgtgttgttgttgtcacAAGATCTTTAAACGCGGCCTGCAGAGTCCGGCTCATTATAGCGCCCGTGTGACGTCTGTCCGCAGCACAAATCACTCCATGGTGAGTCTGAGCGCGGTGAACGGCAAATGGGAGGAAGATCAGGAGGACTGTGTGTAA